In the Vicia villosa cultivar HV-30 ecotype Madison, WI unplaced genomic scaffold, Vvil1.0 ctg.000673F_1_1, whole genome shotgun sequence genome, one interval contains:
- the LOC131630367 gene encoding F-box protein PP2-A13-like → MGAGISTINEDHDGYFSSSKTCLDDIPESCISSIMMKMDPQEICKLARVNKTFHRASSDDYVWESKLPQSYKFLVNKIIGEEKVCSMTKKKIYAKLSQPNLFDEGTKEVWLDRCSGQVCLLISSKSLKITGIDDRRYWNYIPTEESRFKSVAYLQQMWWVEASGELEFEFPKGDYSLFFKLQLGKPIKRLGRRVCNLEQVHGWNTKPIRFQLSTSDGQNSLSQCYLNGPGEWAYYHAGDFVIEKPNGPINIKFSLAQIDCTHTKGGLCIDGAVICPKELAHKLKQF, encoded by the exons ATGGGGGCTGGTATTTCTACAATTAATGAAGATCATGATGGatatttttcttcttccaagACTTGTCTTGATGATATTCCAGAAAGTTGCATCTCTTCCATTATGATGAAGATGGATCCTCAAGAGATTTGTAAATTGGCTAGAGTTAATAAAACTTTTCATAGAGCTTCCTCTGATGATTATGTTTGGGAATCTAAGTTGCCACAAAGCTATAAGTTTCTTGTCAACAAAATTATTGGGGAAGAAAAAGTTTGTTCCATGACCAAGAAAAAGATCTATGCTAAACTATCTCAACCCAATTTATTTGATGAGGGCACAAAA GAAGTTTGGTTGGATAGATGTAGTGGACAAGTTTGTTTGTTGATTTCATCAAAATCTTTGAAGATAACTGGGATTGATGATAGAAGATATTGGAATTATATTCCAACTGAGGAATCAAG GTTTAAAAGTGTGGCATATCTTCAACAAATGTGGTGGGTGGAAGCATCAGGAGAACTAGAATTTGAGTTTCCAAAAGGGgattatagtttatttttcaaacttcaattggGAAAGCCCATAAAGAGATTGGGCCGAAGAGTATGCAATCTTGAACAAGTACATGGTTGGAACACAAAGCCCATTAGGTTTCAACTATCGACATCCGACGGTCAGAATTCGCTCTCGCAGTGTTATTTGAATGGGCCTGGAGAATGGGCCTATTACCATGCTGGAGACTTTGTCATTGAGAAGCCCAATGGGcccattaatattaaattttctttgGCCCAAATTGATTGCACACACACCAAAGGTGGTCTTTGCATAGATGGGGCAGTGATTTGTCCTAAGGAGCTAGCACATAAGTTGAAACAATTTTAG